The Treponema sp. Marseille-Q3903 genomic interval GAAATGAAGTTTTTTTTACCGGCGATATAGATGAAAAAGGGCTTGTTGTAAGAGCAAAAATCGGTTCGCGTGGAACAGAGAATACAGTTCCTGTCAATTTTTTTGATGCCTGCGAGTCTTCTGTTTTAATTCACAATCATCCAAGCGGAAATCTTAAACCTTCTGATGCTGATTTGGCTGTTGCTTCTAAGTCATCTCAAAAAGGTCAGGGATTTTACATCATAAACGATGATGCGTCTGATATTTATGTCGTTGTAGAACCTGTCCTTCCGCGAAAAATCACAAAGGTCGATGCAGAAAAGGCTGGTGAATATATTTCAGATGGAGGCCGGCTTTCAAAAATCTCTGAAAACTTCGAGGAGAGACCTGTTCAGATAGAGCTTCTTGAAAATATCGTAAAAACATTTAATGAAAATAAAATCGCAGTGTTTGAGGCTGGCACCGGTGTCGGTAAATCATTTTCATATTTGATTCCATCAGTTCTTTGGGCGCTTGAAAACAACGAACGTGTTGTAGTTTCGACAGGAACAATCAGCCTTCAGCAGCAGCTTTGCGAAAAAGACATTCCGTTTGTTGAAAAGATACTTGAAAAGAAAATCAAATATGTTTTGATGAAAGGACGCCAGAATTACATCTGCCGTCGACGCCTTGTAGATGCAGCTTCAATTTTAGACTTGTTTGAAGAAGATACGCAGGAACTGAAAAAAATCGCTGAATGGGCGGAAAATTCTGCTACCGGAAGTAAAAGTGATCTTTCTTTTATGCCGTCAGAAAATGTTTGGACAAAAGTCAATTCGGAAAGCGATGCATGCATGGGAATGCGTTGTCCTTTTCACAAAGACTGCTTTGTGATGAAAGTTCGAAAAGAAGCAGCAGGGGCAAACTTGATCGTTGTAAACCATCATCTTTTGTTTGCAGATATTCAATCGCGTATCAATGGTTCGGGTTACGATGATGCAGCAGTTTTGCCTCCATACAGGCATATTGTTTTTGATGAAGCGCACGGAATTGAAAGTGCGGCAACGAGTTTTTTCAGCGAAAGCGTAAATAAATTTAAAATATACAAGCTTGTCAATCCGATGTATAGAAAGCGCAAGAACAATGCATCGGGATATCTGTGTACAATCGCATTGCTTTCATCGGAAGAAGAAAAAGCAGACAATGCTCATGAAATAACAGTGGCAATCAAAAATTCTCTGTTGAATGTAGAGTTAGCGGCAAAAGATCTTCTTGGTGACGAATATACAATGCGCCTTTTTGAAGGGACAGCGCGAAATTTCGGTCCGCTCTTGGTTTCTCTGAATGAATTAATAAAAAATATTTCACTTTTCAACGATCTTGTAATGCAAATCATGGAAGGCGTAAACGATGACGACAAAGATGTCCCGGCTTTTTTTGAAGCAAAAATAATTTTACGTCGCCTTCAAGATGTTGTCTGTCTGTTAAAAGATTTCATAGTTTGGGACGAAAAGCGTGATTGTGTCTTTTGGGTTCAGAAAAAACATCTTTCACCTGCGATGATTAAGGAAAAAGACGACGAAAATTCCGATTATTTTACGTTTACACAAACTCCGCTTGATATATCAAAACTTATGAGCAGCGGTGTATTTGAGCAGATGGAGTCTGTAATCTGCACTTCTGCTACATTAAAAACAGGACGCGATTTTAATTACTGGATGCGCAGAACAGGAGTAAATTATTCTGAATGGGAAAGGGTTCTCTGTGGAGAATATACATCTCCGTTTCCATATCATAAAAATATGCTTTTTGCAGTTCCAAGCGATGCTCCTCTTTCTGGAAGCATGGAATTTCAGCAGTATATAGAAACTGCATTATCAGCTTTAATTCAGGCAGCGGAAGGAAGAACTCTTGTTTTATTTACATCGTATGAATCATTAAAAAGTGCGCACAAAACAGTCAGCTTGAAACTGCGTGGGTTTACAGGGCGCATAATGAAGCAGGGCGATGATGATAACGGAAAACTCCTCGATGCATTTAAAAAAGAAAAAGAAAGCGTGCTTTTTGCGACAGATTCTTTTTGGCAGGGCATCGATATTCCGGGAGAATCTCTATCGCAAGTGATCATTGTAAAATTACCGTTTACCGTTCCAAACGATCCTGTTTTTGTGGCGCGTGCAGAGGCGATTGAAAAAAAAGGCGGCAGCTCTTTTATGGAATTAAGTGTCCCTGAAGCTGTCATAAAATATCGTCAGGGAATAGGTCGTTTAATCAGGCGGTCTGATGATAAAGGCGTAGTTGTAGTTCTCGATCGCCGTATTTATGAAAAAAGATATGGCCAGATTTTTATAGCAAGCATGCCTGATTGTAAAAAAGTTTATGAGCCGTTATCTGAAATAACAAAAAAAATAAACGCCTTTATTTTTGAATAGTTCTGATATATAATATCTTCGTCTAAGATGTTTGGATAGTTGGAGTTCTTATGTTAAGTATCATTACATTAATATGTTTATTTTGTTGTGTAATTCCAGCGAGTGTTGGAAATATCATTGCATATCCTGTATCAAAAAAAATTAGCCTCAGGATTTCAAAATATATAACTAAAGTCTGTGCTCCACGTGTATTTGCTATTCTGAAAACATATAGACATTTTAACTTTTGGGGATACAAAAAATCAAAAGAAGGTCTGCCTCAGCAGTTTATTGCAATATCAAATCATCAGAGTTTGCTCGATATTCCGGTTTTTATGAATTTTTTCCGTGAAAAAAATCTTCGTTTTGTTTCAAAAGATACGCTTGGGCGTCACATTCCGCTTGTATCGGAGATGCTCAGGGTAGAAGAGCATTGCCTTATTCCTCGCAAAGCAAAACCTATGGAAGCCATGGAATATGTTGGAAAATTTGGCAAAAGATGTGTAGAGAGAAATCAGATACCTGTTTTATTTCCTGAAGGCTCGCGCACAAAAAACGGCAAAGTTGGAAAATTTTATTCTGCCGGTTTTAGAAGGTTAGCTGAATCTTCGCATCTGCCGATTGTCGTGTTTGCTCTCGACGGCGGATATCAAATTAGAGACTTAACAAAACTGACAGCAAACCTCAAAAGAGGCTGTTACAGGATTAAGGCGTTAAAAGTTTATGATAATCCAAAAACTAAAGAAGAGTGCAATATAATACTTGATGAAGCACAAAATATGATTCAGATGCAAATTGACGAGTGGCGAAAAATGCCTTCAACTGAAAAATAAATTGTCTGCTGTAAATTGCCTGTTATTGAAAGAAGCCTTGTTTTCAAACTAAAGTGCAGTTTCATTTAGAACATTAAATGCATTTAAAACAAAAAAAACGACACAGCTCATGAATCTGCGTCGTTTTTTTTATGTCCAACAGTAAATCTTATTTGAAATCCTTAGGACGTCTTTCAACACGTTTACATTTTTGGCATTCAGCTTGGTTTTTTAGTCTGCCATTTTCAATCATTGTTTTCATTATGATTTCGCCACCACAATCAGGGCAAATGAATTTTTGTGTTGCAACAGTTGTACGAGAGTTTTTACTAGCTCCTGCCATTATGTGCCTCCAAATCGAATATTCGCAATTAAACATAATAATGAGAAGAGATATTTCTGTCAATAATTACGGTCTAAAATCGACAAAACTTTCATTGACACAGAATGTTCAATTTGATAATATAAAACACAGTTAACTATTTTTGGGGGCTTCAATTGGCTAAAAAACAGACATCTGCAGAAAAAAGATACGCTCAGAGTGAAGTTCGTAGACTTCATAATAAAGCTATAAAAAGCACTTGCAGAACTTATGCAAAACAGTTTGTTCAGGCTGTTCAGGCTAAAGATCAGAAACTCGCTGAAGAAACATACAAAAAACTTCAGAAAGAACTTGACAGTGCTCGCAGCAAAGGTGTTTTAAGTAGAAATGCCGTATCTCGCAAAAAATCAAGAATGATGAATCTTTATAATGTTAATTTTGCAGCAAAATAAGTTGTAAATCAGATTATAAAAACTAGTTGATTTTTTAGAAAGCCAGTTGTCTTATATTTCAACTGGTTTTTTTTATCTTTTTCCGATAATCAGAAGTGATGAAAAACAAGTTATTAGTTTTAATAGCAGCTATATTATTTTTTATTTCAAACCCAAATCCGATTTTTCACAACGGGCTTGGTTTTCTCGGATTTTTTATCTACTTACCGATTTTGTTGTGCGTTCACAGAGCAAATCTGAAAAATATTTTTATTGACGGCGGACTATATGGAGCGCTTTCGTATGGAATATATGCATATTGGCTTTTTGCATACGAACCTCTTGGACTGTTGATCGTCTGCGTTTGTTATTTTTTTATAATGATGGCCGTTTTTGCCGGCTTAAAAGTGATCGATGTTTTGTTTGAGAAAAATGGCTGGATTGTTCAATTGTTTTTTATCTGCGGATATGAATACTTAAAAACTCTAGGATTTTTTGGAATGGGGTATGGAGTTACAGCGTACACCCAATGGAAATTTCTTCAGCTCATTCAGATTTCGCAGATTGTCGGAGTATTTGGCTTAAATCTCATTGTGATTTTTCCATCAGCTTTTTTATATTGCTTGATGATTAAAGATTGTGTCAGAGGGAAAAATACGTATATTGTGGGGAGTATATGGTGCATTCTATTTTTGCTTTCGATA includes:
- a CDS encoding 1-acyl-sn-glycerol-3-phosphate acyltransferase; the encoded protein is MLSIITLICLFCCVIPASVGNIIAYPVSKKISLRISKYITKVCAPRVFAILKTYRHFNFWGYKKSKEGLPQQFIAISNHQSLLDIPVFMNFFREKNLRFVSKDTLGRHIPLVSEMLRVEEHCLIPRKAKPMEAMEYVGKFGKRCVERNQIPVLFPEGSRTKNGKVGKFYSAGFRRLAESSHLPIVVFALDGGYQIRDLTKLTANLKRGCYRIKALKVYDNPKTKEECNIILDEAQNMIQMQIDEWRKMPSTEK
- the rpsT gene encoding 30S ribosomal protein S20, with translation MAKKQTSAEKRYAQSEVRRLHNKAIKSTCRTYAKQFVQAVQAKDQKLAEETYKKLQKELDSARSKGVLSRNAVSRKKSRMMNLYNVNFAAK
- a CDS encoding helicase C-terminal domain-containing protein, which encodes MDVSKYLSNEVRKNLKEGIEDAGGNEVFFTGDIDEKGLVVRAKIGSRGTENTVPVNFFDACESSVLIHNHPSGNLKPSDADLAVASKSSQKGQGFYIINDDASDIYVVVEPVLPRKITKVDAEKAGEYISDGGRLSKISENFEERPVQIELLENIVKTFNENKIAVFEAGTGVGKSFSYLIPSVLWALENNERVVVSTGTISLQQQLCEKDIPFVEKILEKKIKYVLMKGRQNYICRRRLVDAASILDLFEEDTQELKKIAEWAENSATGSKSDLSFMPSENVWTKVNSESDACMGMRCPFHKDCFVMKVRKEAAGANLIVVNHHLLFADIQSRINGSGYDDAAVLPPYRHIVFDEAHGIESAATSFFSESVNKFKIYKLVNPMYRKRKNNASGYLCTIALLSSEEEKADNAHEITVAIKNSLLNVELAAKDLLGDEYTMRLFEGTARNFGPLLVSLNELIKNISLFNDLVMQIMEGVNDDDKDVPAFFEAKIILRRLQDVVCLLKDFIVWDEKRDCVFWVQKKHLSPAMIKEKDDENSDYFTFTQTPLDISKLMSSGVFEQMESVICTSATLKTGRDFNYWMRRTGVNYSEWERVLCGEYTSPFPYHKNMLFAVPSDAPLSGSMEFQQYIETALSALIQAAEGRTLVLFTSYESLKSAHKTVSLKLRGFTGRIMKQGDDDNGKLLDAFKKEKESVLFATDSFWQGIDIPGESLSQVIIVKLPFTVPNDPVFVARAEAIEKKGGSSFMELSVPEAVIKYRQGIGRLIRRSDDKGVVVVLDRRIYEKRYGQIFIASMPDCKKVYEPLSEITKKINAFIFE